From a single Natronorubrum tibetense GA33 genomic region:
- a CDS encoding restriction endonuclease, protein MAILDDLSGYEFEDLMEDVFRHLGYENVRQSRRTADEGRDILMEEVVDGSRRAVVVECKHTETVSRPVIQKLHSAVATYDYDGPVRGMVVTSGRFTDPAREYARDLGARRDGGVELLDGADLREIGEEIGMDLYNGRIEILCEEVLRPTNPTCGRDAPVFEAAREIENLEPATIPTPETTVSLEPMVTIHTRTNATFETSVGVIHQVEESNDLVIRAEGDTPRIETGDVKELVANPSAPRIDLEDRNLEATFDAVERRRFGRTETTYKQWAIDRLQQVHTTTVQYTGGNNVDYEKTCTPRPSDISIWSIDPVYVPHVRSCVSLGEYEYGYAYYAAGPSRATTTNEFRQCVHCGADGANETYTYCSNCGSINCDDHLETERLVGEPVCTGCAVTEQFAFDTKYFYDRENLEAFREEYAEMPIHEKAKENVRLAAGTVLCLLFAAFLVVLSLGLV, encoded by the coding sequence ATGGCGATACTCGACGACCTCTCGGGCTACGAGTTCGAGGACCTGATGGAGGACGTGTTCCGCCACTTAGGCTACGAAAACGTCCGCCAATCGAGGCGGACGGCCGACGAGGGACGGGACATTCTGATGGAAGAGGTCGTCGACGGGAGTCGGCGCGCGGTCGTCGTCGAATGCAAACACACGGAAACCGTCAGCCGTCCAGTCATCCAGAAGCTCCACTCGGCGGTCGCGACCTACGACTACGACGGACCCGTCCGGGGGATGGTGGTGACGAGCGGTCGCTTCACCGACCCCGCTCGAGAGTACGCCCGGGACCTCGGCGCCAGACGGGACGGCGGCGTGGAACTCCTCGACGGCGCGGACCTCCGGGAGATCGGCGAGGAGATCGGCATGGACCTCTATAACGGCCGGATCGAGATCCTCTGCGAGGAGGTGCTCCGGCCGACCAACCCGACCTGTGGGCGGGACGCACCGGTCTTCGAAGCCGCCCGCGAGATCGAGAACCTCGAGCCCGCGACGATCCCGACCCCCGAGACGACCGTCTCGCTCGAGCCGATGGTGACCATCCACACGAGAACGAACGCGACGTTCGAGACGTCCGTCGGCGTCATCCACCAGGTCGAGGAATCGAACGACCTCGTGATCCGCGCCGAGGGCGACACCCCCCGGATCGAGACCGGCGACGTCAAGGAGCTGGTCGCGAACCCGTCGGCCCCTCGTATCGACCTCGAGGATCGAAATCTCGAGGCCACCTTCGACGCCGTCGAACGGCGGCGATTCGGTCGGACCGAGACCACCTACAAGCAGTGGGCGATCGATCGGCTCCAGCAGGTCCACACCACGACGGTGCAGTACACCGGCGGCAACAACGTCGACTACGAGAAGACCTGTACGCCGCGACCGTCCGATATCTCGATCTGGTCGATCGATCCGGTCTACGTTCCCCACGTTCGCTCGTGCGTCTCGCTGGGCGAGTACGAGTACGGGTACGCCTACTACGCCGCGGGGCCCTCGAGGGCGACCACGACGAACGAGTTTCGACAGTGTGTCCACTGCGGTGCCGACGGCGCGAACGAGACCTACACCTACTGTTCCAACTGCGGGAGCATCAACTGCGACGACCACCTCGAGACGGAGCGACTCGTGGGCGAGCCGGTCTGTACCGGCTGCGCCGTGACCGAGCAGTTCGCGTTCGACACCAAGTACTTCTACGATCGGGAGAACCTCGAGGCCTTCCGCGAGGAGTACGCCGAGATGCCCATCCACGAGAAGGCCAAGGAGAACGTGAGACTGGCTGCGGGCACCGTACTCTGTCTGCTGTTCGCGGCGTTCCTGGTCGTGCTGTCGCTCGGTCTCGTGTAG
- a CDS encoding flavodoxin domain-containing protein, whose translation MTRVLVAFGSSEGQTATIAERVGDILESEGHEPVLVHLKHPPEGLDVAAYDGVIVGASIHAGSHQGYVTEFVRENLEGLNRQPSAFFSVSLTAAHADPAEREPARELLEGFLEETGWEPDATLTVAGAIKYSEYGLVKRFVMRRIARKASGDTDTSRDYEYTDWDEVEAFALEFSSQLR comes from the coding sequence ATGACCCGCGTCCTCGTCGCCTTCGGCTCGAGCGAGGGCCAGACGGCGACGATCGCCGAACGAGTGGGTGACATCCTCGAGTCCGAGGGCCACGAGCCAGTGCTGGTCCACCTGAAACATCCCCCCGAGGGGCTCGACGTGGCTGCATACGACGGCGTGATCGTCGGCGCGTCGATCCACGCGGGGTCTCATCAGGGGTACGTCACCGAGTTCGTCCGCGAGAATCTCGAGGGCCTGAATCGACAGCCGTCGGCCTTTTTCTCGGTGAGTCTAACGGCGGCGCACGCGGATCCGGCCGAGCGCGAGCCTGCGCGGGAGTTGCTCGAGGGGTTTCTCGAGGAAACGGGCTGGGAGCCGGACGCGACGCTCACCGTAGCGGGGGCGATCAAGTACAGCGAGTACGGCCTGGTGAAACGGTTCGTGATGCGCCGGATTGCACGGAAGGCGAGCGGCGATACCGACACGTCGCGGGACTACGAGTACACGGACTGGGACGAAGTTGAAGCGTTCGCACTCGAGTTCTCATCTCAGCTCCGCTGA
- a CDS encoding heavy metal translocating P-type ATPase, producing MSDRGSTRDRCRLCDTVCSESVGESASEAAVGADLESASEAAVGPESEPERSFCSSGCREVAAELGCPDGDDRIAEGESAEGESDTAEAASTEATPAEHARTFFRVDGMHSTLCESYLESIAEGYGGVSDAAASYVTETVQVDHDPERVSAAELEDALSRTGYTAYRREEATGEDGGDSVSSGRREDVASTTRRSREMRGMRKRRSEDVLEIRYIVGIVFGSFLLVPYVTVFYPVYLSRYTEYWLFAQYGETFASFDGMLFLPLFFVLTAAVLYLTGMPLLRGAYVSLKLRRPSTQLLAALTIVSAFCYGTLSFLVGRPEVYYDLTILVAATVMAAVFYEETVKRAALNRLTDLTVSQVDTGRVLESDGTTREIPVADIAADDRLLVRAGERIPVDGRVAEGECTVDEAVVTGESLPVSKTAGDAVIGGSVVTGDAAIVDVGDRTASSIERLTRTVWNLQSADHGVQRRADGLAGLALPLVVVAAVVAGLAAVLLGSSAPTVASAVLVTIVVASPWALALATPCSIASSIRDALEAGIVVFDESVFERLREVDCVVFDKTGTLTTGEMTVLEAEGPDELFRAAGTLERRAAHPAAAAIADAFSDGVDEGGGEWVRTDGGNERARSDGGIADEEASETGDGPEEKSVQEFQRHATGVEGVVDGQQLVVGHPDFVRGAGFEFEDRLESRIDDVRADGHLPVIVGRDGRAEGLVVVGDEPRAGWTDVVTALADRGVDVVVLTGDDESATGRFRAHPGVSRVFSSVPPAGKTAAVRRLCEDGCVAMVGDGTNDAPALAAADLGLSLGGGTALAADAADLAIVEDDLAAVERAFALARGARRRVVQNLGLALAYNAIVIPVALAGLLSPVVTTLALALSAALIVGNSSRGLLEEQSTAGSTKTASGTAK from the coding sequence ATGAGTGATCGGGGATCGACGCGCGATCGCTGTCGCCTCTGTGACACGGTGTGTTCCGAATCCGTGGGCGAATCGGCGTCGGAAGCGGCTGTCGGTGCGGATTTGGAGTCGGCGTCGGAGGCGGCTGTCGGTCCGGAGTCGGAGCCCGAGAGGTCGTTCTGCTCGAGCGGCTGCCGCGAGGTCGCCGCGGAACTTGGCTGCCCCGACGGCGACGATCGCATCGCCGAGGGAGAGTCAGCCGAGGGCGAGAGTGACACCGCGGAGGCGGCGTCCACGGAGGCGACTCCCGCCGAGCACGCGCGTACGTTTTTCCGGGTCGACGGCATGCACTCGACGCTCTGTGAGTCCTACCTCGAGTCGATCGCCGAAGGGTACGGGGGCGTCTCGGACGCGGCGGCGAGTTACGTCACGGAGACGGTGCAGGTCGATCACGATCCCGAACGGGTGTCGGCGGCGGAACTCGAGGACGCGCTGAGCAGAACGGGCTACACCGCGTATCGCCGCGAGGAGGCCACTGGTGAGGACGGCGGCGATTCCGTGTCTTCCGGGCGACGGGAGGACGTCGCGAGCACCACCCGCCGATCGCGCGAGATGCGGGGGATGCGCAAGCGACGTTCGGAGGACGTCCTCGAGATCCGCTACATCGTCGGGATCGTCTTCGGCTCGTTCCTGCTGGTGCCGTACGTGACGGTGTTCTACCCCGTCTATCTCTCCCGGTACACGGAGTACTGGCTGTTCGCACAGTACGGCGAGACGTTCGCGAGTTTCGACGGAATGCTGTTCCTGCCCCTCTTCTTCGTGCTGACTGCCGCCGTCCTCTACCTGACCGGAATGCCGTTGCTTCGCGGGGCGTACGTGAGCCTGAAACTCCGGCGGCCGAGTACGCAGCTGCTCGCAGCGCTGACGATCGTGTCGGCCTTCTGCTACGGCACGCTGTCCTTTCTCGTCGGGCGACCCGAGGTCTACTACGACCTGACGATTCTCGTCGCTGCGACGGTGATGGCCGCCGTCTTCTACGAGGAAACCGTCAAGCGCGCGGCGCTGAACCGGCTCACCGACCTCACGGTCTCGCAGGTCGACACGGGTCGCGTCCTCGAGTCCGACGGAACGACGCGAGAGATTCCGGTGGCGGACATCGCGGCCGACGACCGCCTGCTCGTCCGGGCTGGCGAGCGGATCCCGGTCGACGGCCGCGTCGCGGAGGGCGAGTGCACCGTCGACGAAGCCGTCGTCACCGGTGAGTCTCTCCCGGTTTCGAAAACCGCGGGCGACGCGGTGATCGGCGGCTCGGTCGTGACGGGCGACGCCGCAATCGTCGACGTCGGCGACCGGACCGCGAGCAGCATCGAGCGGCTGACTCGGACCGTCTGGAATCTTCAAAGCGCAGATCACGGCGTCCAGCGCCGGGCCGACGGGCTCGCCGGGCTCGCTCTCCCGCTCGTCGTCGTCGCTGCGGTCGTCGCGGGCCTCGCGGCCGTCCTGCTGGGCTCGAGTGCGCCCACCGTCGCGTCGGCCGTCCTCGTCACTATCGTCGTCGCGAGTCCGTGGGCGCTCGCGCTCGCGACGCCGTGTTCGATCGCCTCGAGCATCCGCGACGCCCTCGAGGCCGGCATCGTCGTCTTCGACGAGAGCGTCTTCGAACGGCTGCGCGAGGTCGACTGTGTCGTCTTCGACAAGACCGGAACGCTCACGACCGGCGAGATGACCGTGCTCGAGGCCGAGGGGCCGGACGAACTGTTTCGGGCTGCTGGGACGCTCGAGCGACGCGCGGCACATCCGGCTGCGGCAGCCATCGCGGACGCCTTCAGCGACGGGGTCGACGAGGGCGGGGGCGAGTGGGTACGAACGGATGGTGGGAACGAGCGAGCGCGATCTGACGGCGGAATCGCCGACGAAGAAGCGAGTGAGACGGGTGACGGCCCGGAAGAGAAATCTGTCCAGGAGTTCCAACGCCACGCGACCGGCGTCGAGGGAGTCGTCGACGGCCAGCAGCTGGTCGTCGGTCACCCCGACTTCGTTCGGGGTGCGGGCTTCGAGTTCGAGGACCGCCTCGAGAGCCGAATCGACGACGTGCGAGCGGACGGCCACCTCCCTGTAATCGTCGGCCGGGACGGACGCGCGGAAGGACTCGTCGTCGTGGGTGACGAGCCGCGAGCGGGGTGGACGGACGTCGTGACCGCGCTCGCCGACCGCGGCGTCGACGTCGTGGTGCTTACGGGCGACGACGAATCGGCGACGGGTCGCTTTCGAGCGCATCCCGGGGTGAGTCGCGTCTTCTCGAGCGTCCCGCCCGCAGGAAAGACGGCCGCCGTCCGGCGACTGTGCGAGGACGGCTGCGTCGCGATGGTCGGCGACGGGACGAACGACGCGCCCGCACTCGCCGCGGCGGATCTGGGGCTCTCGCTCGGCGGCGGGACGGCGCTGGCCGCCGACGCGGCCGACCTCGCGATCGTCGAGGACGACCTCGCCGCGGTCGAACGAGCCTTCGCGCTGGCCCGCGGCGCTCGCAGGCGCGTGGTGCAGAATCTCGGGCTGGCGCTCGCCTACAACGCGATCGTGATCCCCGTCGCGCTGGCGGGGCTGTTGAGCCCGGTGGTGACGACCCTCGCGTTGGCTCTCAGTGCAGCGTTGATCGTCGGGAACTCCTCGCGAGGACTGCTCGAGGAGCAGTCTACGGCGGGTTCGACGAAAACGGCGAGTGGCACAGCGAAGTGA
- a CDS encoding ICP22 family protein — protein MTTHDASADANGFVRFFRNYTKTWIHAVATAGLTAFGTLTIVHNWFAALAIASYLVPPVVLYLWHGRARPREDSATVADSSDGSSSSSVDERGNGTPVESEQPGKSERAGARAPARETSTTDASAANAQDAAGDASGSETAETESNAATERRSTAGMDDERGGGTTLEHAETADGDAPEPVQSEADEATRSDDRNSDGADVSTETQSGWHAVDAPAETTLRDASVSTSGGYAVGDGGIVLASGEGNGEERAEEGDENGWRVLLEDGPAAGGNDLRGVDATSDGGAVWVAGDSGSLGRIDAETGRHVDYTAPEDITDNWLGVAVAGGAGSETVLLINGSGAVLRGAYRGDTLEWTGPEKPGSGSSLSGVALLADGVGYCCDTNDGVFETTDGGESFERVGLEGADGTLTDIATTGKGECLVAADDGVVHRYDGPTWTPERVADRAATGIAGHDERVAVCTDDAVSERDGATAEWERFDVDASGPLLGVSIDGTRGIAVGESGALLERE, from the coding sequence ATGACCACACACGACGCATCCGCCGACGCGAACGGCTTCGTCCGATTCTTTCGCAACTACACGAAGACGTGGATCCACGCCGTCGCGACGGCCGGGTTGACCGCGTTCGGGACGCTAACTATCGTCCACAACTGGTTCGCCGCGCTCGCGATCGCATCGTATCTCGTCCCGCCGGTCGTGTTGTACCTTTGGCACGGACGGGCGCGCCCGCGGGAGGATTCGGCGACGGTCGCGGACTCGAGCGACGGGAGCAGTTCCTCGAGCGTCGACGAGCGTGGGAACGGGACGCCCGTCGAGAGCGAACAGCCGGGCAAATCGGAGCGCGCTGGCGCTCGAGCGCCCGCACGAGAAACTTCGACGACGGACGCATCCGCCGCGAACGCGCAGGACGCCGCTGGGGACGCCTCCGGGAGCGAGACAGCCGAAACGGAATCGAACGCAGCAACCGAGCGGCGTTCCACGGCAGGGATGGACGATGAGAGGGGCGGTGGAACGACCCTCGAGCACGCCGAAACCGCGGACGGTGACGCCCCCGAACCGGTGCAAAGCGAAGCCGACGAAGCGACGAGGAGTGATGATCGCAATAGCGACGGAGCCGACGTGTCGACGGAGACACAGTCCGGGTGGCACGCCGTCGACGCACCCGCGGAGACGACGCTACGCGACGCGAGCGTCTCGACCAGCGGCGGCTACGCGGTCGGTGACGGCGGAATCGTCCTCGCCAGCGGTGAGGGAAACGGCGAGGAACGCGCCGAAGAGGGCGACGAGAACGGATGGCGTGTTCTCCTCGAGGACGGCCCCGCCGCCGGCGGCAACGACCTCCGCGGCGTCGACGCAACGAGCGACGGCGGCGCGGTCTGGGTCGCGGGCGACAGCGGCTCACTCGGCCGAATCGACGCCGAGACCGGCCGGCACGTGGATTACACGGCACCCGAGGACATCACCGACAACTGGCTGGGCGTCGCCGTCGCCGGCGGAGCGGGTTCGGAGACGGTCCTCCTGATCAACGGCTCCGGGGCCGTCCTCCGGGGCGCGTATCGCGGCGACACCCTCGAGTGGACCGGCCCCGAGAAACCCGGCAGCGGCTCGAGTCTGAGCGGCGTCGCCCTGCTCGCAGACGGCGTCGGCTACTGCTGTGACACCAATGACGGCGTCTTCGAGACGACCGACGGCGGCGAGTCGTTCGAGCGGGTAGGACTCGAGGGAGCCGACGGAACGCTCACTGACATCGCAACGACGGGAAAAGGCGAGTGTCTGGTAGCCGCGGACGACGGCGTCGTCCACCGCTACGACGGCCCGACGTGGACGCCCGAGCGCGTCGCCGACCGGGCAGCGACGGGAATCGCTGGCCACGATGAACGCGTCGCGGTCTGCACCGACGATGCGGTGTCCGAACGCGACGGAGCAACCGCCGAGTGGGAACGGTTCGACGTCGACGCATCCGGGCCGCTGCTGGGCGTCTCGATCGACGGCACCAGAGGGATCGCGGTCGGCGAGAGCGGGGCGCTGCTCGAGCGAGAGTGA
- a CDS encoding Hsp20/alpha crystallin family protein, giving the protein MSPSTHTTTQSFPTRAVHDRSAGRLTVVVDALPAAIDDITVTASSRRICLRIEHEDTTFDRAVSPPDRLDAFTDEREAVYNNGVLTVSVGTARRPQR; this is encoded by the coding sequence GTGTCCCCCTCCACGCACACCACGACCCAGTCGTTTCCGACGCGAGCGGTCCACGACCGATCGGCCGGTCGGCTGACCGTCGTCGTCGACGCGCTCCCCGCCGCCATCGACGATATCACGGTCACCGCCAGCTCGAGACGAATCTGCCTCCGAATCGAACACGAAGACACCACCTTCGATCGGGCCGTCTCACCGCCGGATCGACTGGACGCGTTCACCGACGAGCGCGAGGCCGTCTACAACAACGGCGTGCTCACCGTCTCCGTCGGCACGGCGCGGCGACCCCAGCGCTAA